Proteins encoded together in one Shewanella acanthi window:
- the glnL gene encoding nitrogen regulation protein NR(II), protein MDKESLLNHLVTAVLVIDKGLKTCYANAAAEQLLGVGSHRLVEQYLPEHYQILGVEAQLLSDAVRSGQSLTVNTAALVTLDGQHHTVDLTLIPLEEESQLSLLELRQVDQQRRIHQQLSQDAQQQAAQFLVRNLAHEIKNPLGGLRGAAQLLSRELEDPAQKEFTNLIIEQADRLRNLVDRLLGPQRPTQHSVHNIHEVVQKVYKLVEMALPANIQLKRDYDPSIPDIEIDPDQMQQAVLNILQNAVQALEHSGGEILIRTRTQHQVTIGTQRHKLVLTLSIIDNGPGIPPELMDTLFYPMVTSREQGSGLGLSIAHNIARLHSGRIDCISSPGHTEFIISLPILSAK, encoded by the coding sequence ATGGATAAAGAATCTCTGCTCAATCATTTAGTGACCGCTGTACTTGTCATAGATAAGGGACTTAAGACCTGCTATGCCAATGCCGCCGCAGAGCAACTATTGGGAGTGGGCAGCCACAGACTCGTTGAACAATACCTGCCTGAGCATTACCAAATTCTTGGGGTTGAGGCGCAATTATTAAGTGATGCGGTCAGAAGTGGCCAAAGCCTGACTGTCAACACCGCAGCCCTAGTCACATTAGATGGCCAACATCATACCGTCGATCTAACCCTGATCCCGCTCGAGGAAGAATCGCAACTTAGTCTGCTTGAACTACGTCAGGTCGATCAGCAACGCCGAATCCACCAGCAATTGAGCCAAGATGCCCAGCAACAAGCAGCGCAGTTTTTAGTGCGTAACCTCGCCCATGAGATTAAAAACCCCTTAGGCGGTCTGCGCGGTGCGGCGCAGTTATTGTCGCGCGAACTCGAAGACCCGGCACAAAAAGAATTTACTAACCTCATCATCGAGCAGGCTGACCGTCTGCGAAATTTGGTCGACAGGCTACTAGGCCCGCAGCGTCCGACTCAGCACAGCGTGCACAATATCCATGAGGTAGTGCAGAAGGTGTATAAATTGGTCGAAATGGCGCTACCTGCCAACATCCAATTGAAACGGGATTACGATCCGTCGATCCCCGATATCGAAATCGACCCCGATCAGATGCAACAGGCCGTGCTGAACATTTTACAAAATGCGGTGCAGGCGCTCGAACATAGCGGCGGCGAAATCCTTATCCGCACTCGTACTCAGCATCAGGTCACTATCGGCACACAAAGACATAAATTAGTGCTTACCCTGTCGATTATCGACAATGGCCCAGGTATTCCGCCCGAGCTGATGGATACCCTGTTTTATCCAATGGTAACTAGCCGTGAGCAGGGCTCAGGCTTAGGGCTATCCATCGCCCATAACATTGCACGTCTACACTCGGGCAGAATCGACTGTATCTCAAGTCCGGGACATACCGAATTTATTATCTCGTTACCGATTTTAAGCGCCAAGTAA
- a CDS encoding DUF4124 domain-containing protein, translating to MRIFTLLSLLLISLLAQATVYKWVDKDGKVHYSDEPHPKAEVVELNEKTQNQIALPIPSVSNEPTTKAEPIKYQVIITSPQEEETLRDNNGDLDVTVTVTPEIKGKLLFSLKLDGQTIGSPQERPIFHLTNIDRGEHTIVVDAMLQNGKVFASSQPRKIFLHQASVH from the coding sequence ATGCGTATTTTCACTCTTTTAAGCTTATTACTCATTAGCCTTCTGGCTCAGGCAACTGTGTATAAATGGGTCGATAAGGATGGCAAAGTTCATTATTCCGATGAACCCCACCCTAAGGCAGAAGTGGTTGAGTTAAATGAAAAAACACAAAACCAAATCGCATTACCAATCCCCTCGGTCAGCAATGAGCCAACGACTAAAGCTGAACCAATCAAATACCAAGTGATCATTACCTCGCCGCAGGAAGAAGAAACACTCAGAGATAACAACGGTGATCTTGATGTCACTGTGACTGTCACCCCCGAAATCAAAGGTAAACTCCTTTTCAGCTTAAAACTCGATGGCCAGACGATTGGCTCTCCGCAGGAACGCCCCATCTTCCACCTCACCAATATCGATCGTGGTGAACACACCATAGTAGTAGATGCCATGCTTCAAAACGGCAAAGTCTTTGCATCAAGCCAACCAAGAAAGATTTTTCTTCATCAGGCGTCTGTGCATTAA
- a CDS encoding iron-containing alcohol dehydrogenase encodes MFNFAYYNPTRIHFGKDTINEINSLVPSDARVMVLFGGSSAKKTGTLDEVNQALGNRFVVEFGGIEPNPTYETLMQAVEQVRELKIDFLLAVGGGSVIDGTKFVAAAAEFEGEPWDILTSWGGKVTKAMPFGTVLTLPATGSEMNCASVVTRKSLKAKLPFRNELVYPQFSILDPTKTFTLPERQLANGVVDAFVHITEQYLTYPVNAAVQDRFAEGLLQILIELGPKALAQPQDYDIRANLMWVATMALNGTIGTGVPHDWATHMIGHELTALYDIDHARTLAIVLPSLLRCTKTAKHEKLLQFADRVWHIQAGTEDERIEAAIANTQAFFEAMGIGTKLADYNLGKDDVEAVLKQLEDHGMVALGEHENIDLAMSRDILTLAI; translated from the coding sequence ATGTTCAATTTTGCCTACTACAATCCAACTCGAATCCACTTTGGTAAAGATACCATCAATGAAATCAATTCATTAGTACCGAGCGATGCGCGCGTGATGGTTCTGTTTGGTGGCAGCAGCGCCAAAAAAACTGGTACCTTAGATGAAGTCAACCAAGCCTTAGGAAATCGCTTTGTGGTGGAATTTGGCGGCATTGAACCCAATCCGACCTACGAGACCCTAATGCAAGCGGTTGAGCAAGTTCGCGAACTGAAGATTGATTTCCTGCTAGCAGTAGGTGGAGGTTCGGTTATCGACGGCACAAAATTTGTTGCCGCTGCCGCTGAATTTGAGGGTGAACCATGGGACATTCTTACTAGCTGGGGCGGAAAAGTCACTAAAGCCATGCCCTTTGGTACAGTGCTGACCCTGCCTGCAACGGGTTCTGAGATGAACTGCGCGAGCGTAGTCACCCGTAAATCCCTAAAGGCCAAACTACCCTTTAGAAACGAACTGGTTTACCCGCAATTTTCTATCTTAGATCCTACCAAGACCTTCACCCTGCCAGAAAGACAACTGGCCAACGGTGTGGTCGACGCGTTCGTCCATATCACCGAGCAATACCTGACTTACCCTGTGAATGCGGCGGTGCAGGACAGATTTGCCGAAGGCTTACTGCAAATTCTCATTGAGTTAGGGCCAAAGGCTTTAGCTCAACCGCAGGATTACGATATTCGCGCCAACCTGATGTGGGTTGCCACTATGGCGCTCAACGGCACTATCGGTACTGGCGTTCCACACGACTGGGCAACTCATATGATTGGCCACGAGTTAACGGCACTCTACGATATCGACCATGCCCGCACACTCGCCATAGTGCTGCCATCACTGCTGCGCTGCACCAAAACGGCAAAACACGAGAAGTTACTTCAGTTTGCAGACCGCGTGTGGCACATCCAAGCAGGCACTGAAGATGAGCGTATTGAAGCCGCCATCGCTAACACCCAAGCCTTCTTCGAAGCCATGGGCATTGGTACAAAGCTGGCCGACTACAATCTAGGTAAGGATGATGTTGAAGCCGTGCTGAAACAACTCGAAGACCATGGCATGGTAGCCCTAGGTGAACACGAAAATATCGATTTAGCCATGAGCCGCGATATTTTAACCCTCGCAATCTAA
- a CDS encoding pyrimidine/purine nucleoside phosphorylase gives MSVIEQVSVAKNANVYFDGKVVSRSVFFADGSKQTLGIVLPGEYEFGTATGEVMEVTGGSLEVLLPSSDTWQVFSTGETFELAANVSFKIRNTAIAEYCCSYL, from the coding sequence ATGAGTGTAATCGAGCAGGTCAGTGTCGCTAAAAATGCCAATGTGTACTTCGATGGCAAGGTCGTGAGCCGTAGCGTATTTTTCGCCGACGGCAGCAAACAAACTCTAGGGATAGTGTTGCCGGGGGAATACGAGTTTGGCACCGCGACGGGTGAAGTCATGGAAGTTACCGGCGGCAGCCTAGAAGTATTACTGCCAAGCAGCGACACTTGGCAGGTATTTTCTACCGGTGAAACCTTTGAGCTGGCGGCAAATGTTAGCTTTAAAATCCGCAACACTGCCATCGCCGAATATTGCTGCAGTTACTTATAA
- the ovoA gene encoding 5-histidylcysteine sulfoxide synthase yields MQSAHTLKLTGESAALKRDELKQYYNQTWALYESLFEVIQQDSAYFLKAEPLRHPLIFYFGHTATFYINKLKLGKYPIERVNDHFESMFAIGVDEMSWDDLDETHYQWPTVDEVRSYRNQVNQLVNQFIDTMPLTLPITQDSPAWIILMGIEHERIHLETSSAIIRQLPLEFVAQHPSWPECTDVGSAEPNQLIAVTGQKITLGKKETDQTYGWDNEYGNKTFKVADFKAAKFLVSNQEYLAFVEAGGYQQAEFWNEEGQAWLSYTKASMPRFWRLHGNKWWQRNLTSEIPLPLNWPVEVNQLEAKAFCNWKAKQSQSNIRLLTEAEWYILRGKISSDAPDWQEAPGNIALAYYASSCPVNRFAQQGFYDIVGNVWQWTETAIDGFNGFAVHPLYDDFSTPTFDGKHNLIKGGSWISTGNEAIAASRYAFRRHFYQHAGFRYVESLQNPEQMAEVNVYETDELISQYLEFHYGAQYFGVPNFCVNGVQQALSEIQLEHTAKALDIGCSVGRASFELAKVFDHVDGIDFSARFIQQAYALTEQGEKRYTISTEGDLQEFKSASLAKLGYSEEAKKVNFMQGDACNLKPLYSGYDLVYASNLIDRLNDPKQFLTTIGQRINRGGYLVIASPYTWLEDYTPKDNWLGGIKVKGENFTTLDGLTETLIGQFELVAVKEIPFVIRETKRKFQHSLSEMTIWRKR; encoded by the coding sequence ATGCAATCGGCACATACACTCAAACTAACAGGTGAGAGTGCAGCGCTAAAACGCGACGAGCTTAAGCAGTATTACAACCAGACGTGGGCCCTATATGAATCCCTATTTGAAGTCATTCAGCAGGATAGTGCTTATTTTCTTAAAGCAGAACCGCTGCGCCACCCACTGATTTTTTACTTCGGCCATACTGCGACCTTCTACATTAATAAACTCAAGCTCGGCAAATATCCAATCGAGCGGGTGAACGATCACTTTGAATCCATGTTCGCCATCGGTGTGGATGAAATGTCGTGGGACGACCTCGACGAAACCCACTACCAATGGCCTACTGTCGATGAGGTCAGAAGCTATCGCAATCAGGTCAATCAGCTGGTAAATCAGTTTATCGACACTATGCCACTCACCTTACCCATCACCCAAGATAGCCCTGCTTGGATTATCTTAATGGGCATAGAGCATGAGCGTATTCACCTCGAAACCTCCTCGGCCATTATTCGCCAGTTGCCACTTGAATTCGTTGCCCAACATCCAAGCTGGCCGGAATGTACCGATGTCGGCAGCGCCGAACCCAACCAGCTTATTGCCGTTACAGGCCAAAAGATTACCTTAGGTAAAAAAGAGACCGACCAAACCTATGGCTGGGATAACGAGTACGGCAATAAAACCTTTAAGGTAGCCGACTTTAAGGCGGCAAAATTCCTGGTCAGCAATCAGGAATACTTAGCTTTTGTTGAGGCAGGTGGTTATCAACAAGCTGAATTTTGGAATGAAGAAGGACAAGCGTGGCTAAGTTATACCAAAGCCAGTATGCCGCGCTTTTGGCGCTTGCATGGGAATAAATGGTGGCAGCGAAACCTGACATCTGAAATCCCTTTACCTTTAAATTGGCCCGTAGAAGTAAACCAGCTCGAAGCCAAAGCGTTTTGTAACTGGAAAGCGAAGCAATCCCAAAGCAATATCCGCCTATTAACCGAAGCCGAGTGGTACATTCTTAGGGGCAAAATCAGCAGCGATGCCCCCGACTGGCAAGAAGCGCCGGGCAATATCGCCCTCGCCTATTACGCCTCTTCTTGCCCAGTGAATCGCTTCGCACAGCAGGGCTTTTATGACATTGTGGGTAACGTGTGGCAATGGACCGAAACGGCCATCGATGGTTTTAACGGCTTTGCAGTGCATCCACTTTATGATGACTTTTCGACGCCCACCTTTGATGGTAAACATAATCTCATCAAAGGTGGCTCTTGGATTTCAACCGGCAATGAAGCTATCGCGGCCTCACGCTATGCTTTCCGCCGCCACTTTTACCAGCATGCAGGATTTCGCTACGTCGAATCGTTGCAAAATCCAGAGCAAATGGCCGAGGTCAATGTGTACGAAACCGATGAATTGATCTCCCAGTATCTGGAATTCCATTACGGCGCCCAATACTTTGGCGTGCCCAATTTTTGCGTCAACGGCGTCCAGCAGGCATTGAGCGAAATCCAGCTGGAACACACGGCCAAAGCCCTAGACATTGGCTGCTCAGTCGGCCGCGCAAGCTTTGAGCTAGCGAAGGTTTTCGACCATGTCGATGGCATCGACTTTTCGGCACGCTTTATTCAGCAGGCCTATGCCCTAACCGAACAGGGCGAAAAGCGCTACACCATCAGCACCGAAGGGGATTTGCAGGAGTTTAAGAGCGCAAGCCTAGCCAAACTGGGTTATAGCGAAGAGGCCAAAAAGGTCAACTTTATGCAAGGTGATGCCTGCAACTTAAAGCCTCTTTATAGCGGCTACGATCTTGTGTACGCCTCTAATCTTATTGACAGATTGAACGATCCAAAGCAATTCCTCACCACAATTGGCCAACGGATTAACCGTGGTGGTTATTTGGTGATTGCCTCCCCCTATACCTGGCTAGAGGACTACACCCCTAAGGATAATTGGCTCGGCGGCATCAAAGTCAAAGGCGAAAACTTTACCACCTTAGATGGTCTCACCGAGACCTTAATTGGCCAGTTCGAGTTAGTGGCCGTAAAAGAAATCCCGTTTGTGATCCGCGAAACCAAGCGCAAGTTCCAGCACTCGCTGTCGGAAATGACCATTTGGCGTAAGCGTTAA
- a CDS encoding PfkB family carbohydrate kinase: MANILLVANLNCDRILVLDKPLQTGGRFHYQDGGQRLGGGGANTGLGLVWAGHRVALVSQVGRDEMGDWVIAEASTLGLDCRLVQRRAGNTCEMLLVMTPDGERTIIRPQRPVFELAVPPKWQQWDALYFNTSAEGTVSWAKTALEHCLVVAQLAKDDRPRPCHVLIASISDLQGRCDVIRWDYGFSIGGESLRYFVVTDGVNGAKVYTADGMTHVPAVPAKVVDTTGAGDTYAAGLIHSLCAGKTIVQAMEEGAIWAAFAVATDSSIPGDALRHYLNELH, from the coding sequence ATGGCGAATATTTTACTCGTTGCCAACTTAAATTGTGACCGGATCTTAGTGCTCGACAAACCTCTGCAAACCGGTGGACGTTTCCATTATCAAGATGGCGGCCAAAGGCTTGGCGGCGGAGGCGCTAATACTGGACTTGGACTGGTATGGGCAGGTCACAGGGTGGCGCTGGTAAGCCAAGTAGGGCGCGATGAAATGGGCGATTGGGTGATTGCAGAGGCGAGTACCCTAGGGCTTGATTGCCGTTTAGTGCAGCGCCGCGCGGGGAATACCTGTGAAATGCTGCTCGTCATGACCCCAGATGGTGAGCGCACGATCATTCGGCCGCAGCGGCCTGTTTTTGAATTAGCCGTACCGCCCAAGTGGCAGCAATGGGATGCACTGTACTTTAATACCTCTGCTGAGGGCACAGTGAGCTGGGCGAAAACCGCGCTCGAACATTGCCTCGTTGTCGCCCAGCTCGCTAAGGACGATAGGCCAAGGCCATGCCACGTGCTTATTGCCTCGATAAGCGACCTTCAAGGCCGCTGCGATGTGATTCGTTGGGATTATGGTTTCAGTATTGGTGGTGAGTCACTGCGATATTTTGTGGTCACCGATGGAGTCAATGGTGCCAAAGTCTACACCGCCGATGGAATGACGCATGTGCCCGCCGTACCCGCCAAGGTGGTTGATACAACAGGGGCTGGAGATACCTATGCTGCAGGGCTTATCCATAGTCTCTGTGCGGGCAAAACGATCGTTCAAGCCATGGAAGAAGGCGCGATTTGGGCGGCCTTTGCGGTCGCTACTGACAGCTCGATTCCGGGGGATGCACTAAGGCACTACCTCAATGAGCTGCACTAG
- a CDS encoding MOSC domain-containing protein, whose translation MSTLLVSKLSGLYLGTEVQEVSGVLTGIKGKRAAAKLEVHRSHVQGNIQADVKHHGGDDRVLHHFPREHYGQYRRWDLITHLEDVPSMGENISTVGLNETQVNIGDILQIGEVTVQVTQPRSPCFKLNLQFGHKDFALAMQESQLCGWFYRVITPGVINVTDKIELVQRKTDVSVAEAMALYFSPTFDARAYDRLASCEGLALTWFNTLQRRLATQSIEDWQKRLYGPNGR comes from the coding sequence ATGTCGACACTGTTGGTTAGCAAGTTATCGGGTTTGTATCTGGGCACTGAAGTGCAGGAAGTTTCGGGCGTACTTACTGGCATCAAGGGTAAGCGAGCTGCAGCGAAACTCGAAGTGCATCGCAGTCATGTGCAAGGGAATATACAGGCCGATGTAAAACACCATGGTGGAGACGATCGCGTGTTACACCACTTTCCAAGGGAGCATTACGGCCAATATCGCCGCTGGGATCTCATCACTCACCTTGAAGATGTGCCCAGCATGGGAGAGAACATCAGCACAGTCGGACTAAATGAAACCCAAGTCAATATTGGCGATATACTGCAAATCGGTGAGGTCACGGTGCAAGTCACTCAGCCCCGCTCTCCTTGCTTTAAACTTAATTTGCAATTTGGCCACAAGGATTTTGCCCTTGCGATGCAGGAAAGTCAGCTATGTGGTTGGTTTTATAGGGTGATCACACCTGGCGTTATCAATGTCACCGATAAGATAGAATTAGTGCAGCGAAAGACTGATGTCAGCGTTGCCGAGGCGATGGCGCTTTACTTCTCCCCCACCTTCGATGCAAGAGCCTACGACAGACTCGCCTCCTGTGAAGGTTTAGCTTTAACTTGGTTTAATACCCTGCAACGCCGTTTAGCGACTCAATCCATTGAAGATTGGCAAAAGCGGTTATATGGTCCAAACGGCCGATAA
- a CDS encoding DUF4870 domain-containing protein: MEHAVTKSEREFGLLVYASSFIGYLVPFGSILGPLILWLMKRDESAFVDRCGRSCLNFKLSMLVYVLIGAVLAIIGIGVILLLALAALDLICTVIGMIKASEGQVYRYPLTIKFIAEQSVRD; the protein is encoded by the coding sequence ATGGAACACGCCGTAACAAAAAGCGAACGCGAGTTTGGACTGTTGGTTTATGCCTCCAGTTTCATCGGATACTTAGTGCCCTTTGGCTCGATTCTGGGGCCGCTGATCCTCTGGTTGATGAAGCGTGATGAATCCGCGTTTGTCGACCGCTGCGGCCGTAGCTGCCTTAACTTTAAGTTGAGTATGCTGGTTTATGTGTTAATTGGCGCTGTGCTCGCCATTATCGGGATTGGCGTTATTCTGCTGCTGGCATTGGCAGCGCTGGATTTAATCTGCACCGTCATCGGCATGATCAAGGCAAGCGAAGGGCAGGTATATCGGTATCCACTCACGATTAAATTTATCGCTGAGCAGTCAGTGCGGGATTAA
- a CDS encoding electron transfer flavoprotein-ubiquinone oxidoreductase, with product MERESMEFDVVIVGAGPAGLATACRLMQISQDSGKEITVCVVEKGSEVGAHILSGAVFEPKVLEELFSDWREKGAPVTTAVSHDEIYLLSSATESKAMPNALVPKTMHNEGNYIISVGNLCRWLATRAEELGVEIFPGFAASELLFNEDNSVKGILIGDMGVGADGQPKDSFMPGMELHAKYTVFSEGCRGHLGKQLIEKYHLDNGKTPQHYGLGFKEIWKIPAEQHEQGKVVHTGGWPLTDGASGGGFLYHMEDNQVAVGLIIDLNYKNPHLSPFDEFQRYKTHPVIAKYLTGGERITYGARAIAKGGLNSLPKMSFPGGLIIGCNAGTLNFAKIKGTHTAMKSGIVAAETLAKAMLAGVEGGKDLDCYQEHLEESWLHEELYKSRNFGPAMHKFGTFLGGAFNYIDQNWFGGKFPITLRDEQPDYAQMAPVTAYSKIDYPKPDGKLSFDKLSSVYLSSTYHEEDQPCHLRLKDNSIPLGINLTQFNEPAQRYCPAGVYEVVEEAGQPKFVINAQNCIHCKTCDIKDPSQNITWVTPEGGGGPNYPNM from the coding sequence ATGGAACGCGAATCAATGGAATTCGATGTTGTTATCGTCGGAGCTGGTCCCGCTGGCCTAGCAACCGCCTGCCGTTTAATGCAAATATCACAGGATTCGGGTAAAGAAATTACCGTCTGTGTGGTAGAAAAAGGTTCCGAAGTGGGTGCCCACATTCTTTCAGGCGCCGTATTTGAACCTAAAGTCCTCGAAGAACTGTTCAGCGATTGGCGCGAGAAAGGTGCACCTGTTACTACCGCTGTCAGCCACGATGAAATCTACCTGCTGAGCTCTGCCACCGAAAGCAAAGCCATGCCAAATGCCCTTGTGCCAAAAACCATGCACAACGAAGGCAATTACATTATCAGCGTAGGTAACCTATGCCGCTGGTTAGCAACCCGTGCAGAAGAACTCGGCGTTGAAATCTTCCCAGGCTTTGCCGCTAGCGAATTACTGTTTAACGAAGATAACAGCGTTAAGGGCATACTGATTGGTGACATGGGCGTTGGTGCCGATGGTCAGCCGAAAGACAGCTTTATGCCAGGCATGGAATTACATGCTAAATACACCGTATTCTCAGAGGGTTGCCGTGGCCACCTAGGCAAGCAGCTGATTGAAAAATATCACCTAGATAACGGCAAGACGCCGCAGCATTACGGCTTAGGCTTTAAAGAAATCTGGAAAATCCCAGCAGAGCAGCACGAGCAAGGTAAAGTCGTTCACACTGGCGGCTGGCCTCTGACCGACGGCGCCTCTGGCGGTGGCTTCCTCTACCATATGGAAGACAACCAAGTTGCCGTGGGGTTGATTATCGACCTGAACTACAAGAACCCGCATCTAAGCCCGTTCGACGAGTTCCAGCGCTACAAGACTCACCCTGTTATTGCTAAGTATTTAACTGGCGGTGAGCGTATCACCTACGGCGCCCGTGCAATTGCTAAGGGTGGTTTGAACTCGCTGCCTAAGATGAGCTTCCCCGGTGGTCTTATCATTGGTTGTAACGCAGGGACTTTGAACTTCGCGAAGATCAAGGGCACCCATACGGCGATGAAGAGCGGTATTGTGGCGGCAGAAACCTTAGCTAAGGCAATGCTCGCTGGCGTTGAAGGTGGTAAGGATCTGGATTGCTACCAAGAGCATCTTGAAGAAAGCTGGCTACACGAAGAGCTGTATAAATCACGTAACTTCGGCCCTGCAATGCACAAGTTTGGTACTTTCCTTGGCGGTGCGTTCAACTATATCGACCAAAACTGGTTTGGCGGTAAGTTCCCGATCACCCTACGTGATGAACAACCCGACTACGCGCAAATGGCGCCAGTGACAGCCTACAGCAAGATTGATTATCCAAAACCCGATGGCAAGTTAAGCTTCGATAAACTGTCCTCAGTTTACCTGTCGAGCACTTACCACGAGGAAGATCAGCCCTGCCACCTGCGTCTTAAAGACAATAGTATTCCTTTGGGAATTAACCTGACACAGTTCAACGAGCCTGCACAGCGTTACTGCCCTGCGGGGGTTTACGAAGTGGTGGAAGAGGCAGGTCAACCTAAGTTTGTGATCAACGCGCAAAACTGCATTCACTGCAAAACCTGCGACATTAAAGATCCAAGCCAAAACATCACTTGGGTGACACCAGAGGGTGGCGGCGGCCCTAACTACCCGAACATGTAA
- the moaA gene encoding GTP 3',8-cyclase MoaA — protein sequence MSQLQDNFGRRFHYLRMSVTDVCNFKCSYCLPDGYHPTGKQHFLSLSEIENLVSAFSQVGTQKIRITGGEPTLRKDFTDIVRIVSDNPSIHTVATTTNGYRLAQHAKEWFDAGLRRINVSVDSLDPKMFYQITGENKFDEVMRGIDAALTAGFERVKVNAVLLKGMNDKDLPRFLNWIKNTPIDLRFIELMETGLGRDYFQAHHLAGADIKAQLQSQGWSLDIADIDDGPAQNFSHPDYRGRIGLIMPYAKNFCATCNRLRVSAKGKLHLCLFTESGLELRDLLQHPDQQAELIERLHAQLAQKKETHYLHQGITGVTQHLASIGG from the coding sequence ATGTCCCAGTTACAAGACAATTTTGGTCGAAGGTTTCACTATTTGCGGATGTCAGTCACTGACGTTTGCAATTTCAAATGCAGTTATTGCCTGCCCGATGGTTATCATCCTACTGGCAAACAACACTTTTTATCCTTAAGTGAAATCGAAAATCTCGTATCCGCCTTTAGTCAGGTCGGCACTCAAAAAATCCGCATCACAGGCGGTGAACCCACCCTGCGTAAAGACTTTACCGATATCGTTCGTATCGTGTCCGACAATCCTAGCATTCATACAGTGGCGACTACGACCAACGGTTATCGTCTCGCACAGCATGCTAAGGAGTGGTTCGACGCAGGTCTGCGTCGTATCAACGTGTCGGTGGATAGTTTAGATCCTAAAATGTTTTACCAAATCACCGGTGAGAATAAGTTCGATGAGGTGATGCGTGGTATCGATGCCGCCTTAACCGCCGGATTTGAGCGGGTCAAAGTCAATGCGGTATTACTTAAGGGAATGAACGATAAGGATTTACCCCGTTTCCTAAACTGGATCAAAAATACCCCTATCGATTTGCGCTTTATCGAGCTGATGGAAACCGGTCTTGGCCGCGATTATTTTCAGGCCCATCACCTCGCAGGTGCCGACATTAAGGCGCAATTACAGTCGCAGGGCTGGTCGTTGGATATTGCCGACATTGATGATGGTCCAGCGCAAAACTTCAGCCATCCCGACTATAGAGGTCGCATCGGCTTAATCATGCCCTATGCTAAAAACTTCTGCGCGACCTGTAACCGCTTAAGGGTATCGGCTAAGGGTAAATTACACTTGTGTCTTTTTACCGAGTCAGGGCTTGAGTTACGTGATCTACTGCAACATCCTGACCAACAAGCGGAATTAATTGAGCGCTTGCATGCCCAATTAGCACAGAAAAAAGAAACCCATTATTTGCATCAGGGCATTACAGGTGTGACCCAGCATTTGGCTTCGATCGGCGGCTAA
- the moaC gene encoding cyclic pyranopterin monophosphate synthase MoaC has translation MSNVFTHINADGNAHMVDVTEKAVTEREARAEAFIEMASETLEMIMSGSHHKGDVFATARIAGIQAAKKTSDLIPLCHPLMLTKVEVELEAQPEHNRVRIASLCKLSGKTGVEMEALTAASVAALTIYDMCKAVQKDMVISQVRLLEKRGGKSGHFKAE, from the coding sequence ATGAGCAATGTATTTACCCATATTAATGCCGATGGCAATGCCCACATGGTCGACGTGACCGAAAAAGCGGTTACCGAGCGTGAGGCACGCGCCGAAGCTTTTATCGAAATGGCGAGCGAAACCCTAGAGATGATTATGAGCGGCAGTCACCACAAGGGTGATGTGTTTGCTACCGCCCGAATCGCGGGCATTCAAGCCGCGAAAAAGACCTCTGATTTAATCCCGCTTTGTCATCCACTGATGCTGACTAAAGTTGAAGTTGAGCTCGAAGCCCAGCCAGAGCATAACCGCGTTCGCATCGCTAGCCTGTGTAAATTATCGGGCAAGACGGGAGTCGAAATGGAAGCGTTAACTGCAGCTTCTGTGGCTGCACTTACCATTTACGACATGTGTAAAGCGGTGCAAAAGGATATGGTGATTTCTCAGGTGCGCTTACTGGAGAAACGTGGCGGCAAGTCGGGTCACTTTAAGGCTGAATAA
- the moaD gene encoding molybdopterin synthase sulfur carrier subunit — protein sequence MINVLFFAQIRELLGTAKLSVEASEQTQTAAALRETLAATDDKWAKVLASDKLLVAVNQTISQWDTPVNDGDEVAFFPPVTGG from the coding sequence ATGATTAATGTGTTATTTTTTGCGCAAATTCGTGAGCTTTTAGGGACGGCCAAGTTATCCGTTGAGGCCAGCGAACAGACTCAAACTGCAGCCGCATTACGGGAAACCTTAGCCGCTACCGATGATAAATGGGCGAAAGTGTTAGCCTCAGACAAACTGCTGGTGGCGGTTAATCAGACCATTAGCCAGTGGGATACGCCAGTAAACGATGGCGATGAGGTCGCGTTTTTCCCTCCAGTGACAGGAGGTTAA